One window of Oscillospiraceae bacterium genomic DNA carries:
- the argC gene encoding N-acetyl-gamma-glutamyl-phosphate reductase: MRTKIFIDGSAGTTGLRIAERLSKRADLELILLSEAERKDSESRKKALNSADAAFLCLPDAAAIEAVGMIENPDTVVLDTSTAHRTAAGWTYGFPELSEELKNELKVAKRIAVPGCHASGFLALVKPLVDARILSKDVHFSCHSLTGYSGGGKKMIAQYETEDNALLKAPREYGLSQGHKHLPEMKAISGLSNAPAFCPIVSDFYSGMLVTVPLFVSDLQKGATIESIKAFFAKKYSGPVVRYTENSEDGFLSAAGLSGKDSMEVSVFGNGEQVILTARYDNLGKGASGAAIQCLNILLGINETEGLEI, encoded by the coding sequence ATCAGGACTAAGATCTTTATCGACGGGAGCGCCGGGACGACAGGACTTCGGATCGCGGAACGGCTTTCCAAAAGAGCCGATCTCGAGTTGATTTTGCTGTCGGAGGCCGAGCGCAAGGATTCAGAGAGCCGAAAAAAAGCCTTGAACAGCGCCGATGCGGCTTTTTTATGCCTGCCCGACGCGGCTGCGATAGAAGCGGTCGGAATGATCGAAAATCCCGACACGGTGGTGCTCGACACCTCGACCGCGCACCGTACCGCCGCCGGATGGACATACGGGTTCCCCGAACTGTCAGAAGAATTGAAAAATGAATTAAAAGTTGCAAAGCGGATTGCGGTTCCGGGCTGCCACGCGAGCGGATTTTTGGCGCTGGTTAAGCCGCTCGTTGACGCAAGGATTTTATCAAAAGATGTGCACTTTTCGTGCCATTCGCTGACCGGATACAGCGGCGGCGGAAAAAAGATGATTGCGCAGTACGAAACCGAAGACAACGCACTTTTAAAAGCGCCGCGCGAATACGGGTTATCGCAAGGTCACAAGCATCTGCCAGAGATGAAGGCGATTTCCGGGCTATCTAATGCACCGGCGTTTTGCCCGATTGTCTCTGACTTTTACAGCGGAATGCTGGTCACGGTGCCGCTGTTTGTCTCCGATTTGCAAAAGGGTGCGACCATTGAGAGCATTAAGGCATTCTTTGCGAAAAAGTATTCCGGGCCGGTGGTGCGATACACCGAAAACAGCGAAGACGGATTTTTGTCGGCGGCGGGGCTTTCGGGGAAAGACAGCATGGAAGTCTCGGTGTTCGGCAACGGCGAGCAGGTGATCTTGACCGCGCGATATGACAACCTCGGCAAAGGCGCATCGGGCGCGGCGATCCAGTGTTTGAATATTTTACTCGGAATCAATGAAACGGAAGGTTTAGAGATATGA